tcttatgttttaattatgtatgtacaGAAGTCATCATCTGTGAGAGAGAGACAGGTGTTATTGAATGCCCTGCGGGACAAGTCATCGACATCCAGGAAGCATTTTATGGTAGAGAAGATCAAATCACGTGTTTTTATGAGAACGAGCTAGTGACAGAGACCAATTGCTCCTCCCCGTCAGCTCTGGAGGGATACGGAAACCTCTGTAATGATAAAACCACCTGCATGGTGACAGCCAGTAACAGTGTCACAGGAGATGATCCGTGTCCTGTTGTCTACAAATATGTACGGATCAGACACACATGCATTGGTGAGTAACTATATGTTAATGTAGCCCGACCCGAAAATAACGTTCTTTGTTCGTCGCCGTttataaaattacataaaatatataaatataccttGTATTTTGAATTGCTGAATAGATTAGAAAAACTTCTGTAATAAAGCATTTATTTGTAAAGGGGTTGAGGGCGGGGATCAACAGGAAGAACTTTTTTCGAGGTAAACCTGTTTTGAATAAATGTATGACCCTCGGACGTAGAACAGTGATAACCATAACAGTTAAATCCAAATTTGACCAGAAATATCACTTAGAAAAATAAAGTACCCGGATATACCGTATAGAACATTTCTCAATGTTATCTATTCTTAATATGTTTTTGATTCAAAACATACACTTGATTGTTACTTCGTCTTGtctaaaaacattatttttactGTAAGTTAACGTATTTAACTGACCCTATTAATCCTGCACTGACAATATACCATCCTATACCGACACTATAATATTATGTACGGACACTATAACGttctttctaccacaataccctgtgttattcaactctcaga
The Pecten maximus unplaced genomic scaffold, xPecMax1.1, whole genome shotgun sequence genome window above contains:
- the LOC117319797 gene encoding L-rhamnose-binding lectin SML-like, which translates into the protein MHFTEKVAVTCEGDPCNGGHCDRSSGSIVCTNCPSGKIGPRCDIYEVIICERETGVIECPAGQVIDIQEAFYGREDQITCFYENELVTETNCSSPSALEGYGNLCNDKTTCMVTASNSVTGDDPCPVVYKYVRIRHTCI